A window from Cydia amplana chromosome 12, ilCydAmpl1.1, whole genome shotgun sequence encodes these proteins:
- the LOC134653103 gene encoding protein deadpan-like, translating into MPCSEDDDSQNGFSEQQMSKAEMRKTNKPIMEKKRRARINNCLNELKDLLMDPEKDPARHSKLEKADILELTVKHLQTLQRQQLAAAIAADPAVLHRFRAGFGDCAVEVRRYLSRLASVPTGLRHRLGSHLTSCINGIERLHKPKDYPALVPDPLRLDDERPSAFHCVRATRPTSPPLSPLSCDSACDSSTELETPPRPVQKFPFPTPPSRSASDQDSSPETQKPTVSSTTITPETLKQEALRNKKYMEPLSIVIDVENYKIGIDASPKRAVDYSIRQKLKRSVTETSGPALKVLRLEPERPAEKLYDLSTPERRAPPIYPIRLTLPESIPSAVERPSFERPVSSVITHTAESLAQSSVTQEKVQKEADTSSKPPEQGTSTEVWRPW; encoded by the exons ATGCCGTGCAGTGAAGACGATGATTCGCAAAATGGGTTTTCCGAGCAGCAAATGTCAAAAGCGGAGATGCGAAAG ACCAACAAGCCGATCATGGAGAAGAAGCGGCGCGCGCGCATCAACAACTGCCTCAACGAGCTCAAGGATTTACTCATGGACCCTGAGAAGGAC CCAGCCCGCCACTCCAAGCTCGAGAAGGCCGACATCCTCGAGCTCACCGTGAAACACCTGCAAACCCTCCAGCGCCAACAGCTAGCCGCCGCCATCGCCGCCGACCCCGCCGTGCTGCACCGATTCCGAGCTGGATTCGGAGATTGCGCCGTCGAAGTCCGGAGATACTTGTCCAGACTTGCCAGCGTTCCTACTGGATTAAGACACAGACTGGGAAGTCATCTTACCTCCTGTATAAATGGGATAGAACGCCTACATAAGCCTAAAGACTATCCAGCGTTAGTTCCTGACCCTTTAAGACTGGACGATGAAAGACCAAGCGCTTTCCACTGCGTTCGGGCTACGCGACCAACAAGTCCACCCCTAAGCCCCCTCTCCTGCGATTCCGCCTGCGATTCTTCCACAGAACTCGAAACTCCACCGCGACCAGTTCAAAAATTCCCCTTCCCAACACCACCAAGCAGATCAGCGTCCGATCAAGACAGCAGTCCAGAAACACAAAAACCAACAGTATCTTCAACTACAATTACTCCAGAAACTTTGAAGCAAGAAGCTTTAAGAAACAAGAAATATATGGAGCCGTTATCAATAGTTATAGACGTGGAAAACTATAAGATTGGAATCGACGCGTCACCTAAGCGCGCTGTTGACTACTCCATAAGGCAGAAGCTAAAAAGATCTGTGACTGAAACTAGTGGACCTGCGTTAAAGGTGTTACGATTAGAGCCAGAAAGACCTGCAGAAAAACTCTATGACTTGTCAACACCAGAGAGACGAGCACCACCTATATACCCCATAAGGTTGACATTACCTGAAAGTATACCCAGTGCAGTAGAAAGGCCGTCATTTGAAAGACCAGTCAGTTCTGTTATCACGCATACAGCGGAATCTTTGGCGCAGTCTAGTGTGACACAGGAAAAGGTACAGAAGGAGGCAGACACCAGTTCAAAGCCTCCAGAACAGGGGACGTCTACAGAGGTGTGGAGGCCTTGGTGA